A single region of the Brachypodium distachyon strain Bd21 chromosome 3, Brachypodium_distachyon_v3.0, whole genome shotgun sequence genome encodes:
- the LOC100841245 gene encoding transcription factor NIGT1 produces MQMAMEEDPASDTRRRFRDYLLALEEERRKIHVFQRELPLCLDLVTQTIEGMKSQMDAVVGSEETVSDHGPVLEEFIPLKPSLSLCSSEEESTHAVAPVNSPKKDESERARPPTPETKKAMPDWLQSVQLWSQEPQQSCPNKELPCKPVALNATKTRGAFHPFEKEKRAEPELPASSTTAAASSAVVGDSCGDKATSDTEVAHEKIKDTNKDMEKDSKEGQSSQQQHNRKARRCWAPELHRRFLQALQQLGGSHVATPKQIRELMKVDGLTNDEVKSHLQKYRLHTTRRPSSTVAQSNNAAQAAAPQFVVVGSCIWVPPQEYAAAAAQQQANNNSPAVVYAPVATMPSSSSALHVPSKKKQTTSRGSKHSEDQRSGDASSSSGSPAVSSSSQTTSA; encoded by the exons ATGCAGATGGCCATGGAGGAGGATCCGGCGTCGGACACGCGCCGCCGGTTCCGCGACTACCTGCTGGCACTCGAGGAGGAGCGCCGCAAGATCCACGTCTTCCAGCGCGAGCTCCCCCTCTGCCTCGACCTTGTCACCCAGA CTATCGAGGGGATGAAGAGCCAGATGGACGCCGTCGTCGGCAGCGAGGAGACGGTGAGCGACCACGGGCCCGTGCTTGAGGAGTTCATCCCGCTCAAGCCAAGCCTGTCGCTGTGCTCCTCCGAGGAGGAGAGCACCCACGCTGTGGCGCCGGTCAACTCCCCCAAGAAAGATGAATCGGAGAGAGCGCGGCCACCGACGCCGGAGACCAAGAAGGCCATGCCGGACTGGCTCCAGTCCGTGCAGCTTTGGAGCCAAGAACCCCAGCAATCATGTCCTAACAAG GAGCTGCCATGCAAGCCCGTGGCGCTGAACGCCACCAAGACCAGGGGAGCGTTCCACCCGTTTGAGAAGGAGAAGCGCGCCGAGCCCGAGCTGCCGGCGTCGtcgaccacggccgcggcGAGCTCCGCGGTGGTCGGAGACAGCTGCGGGGACAAGGCTACCAGCGACACTGAGGTGGCACACGAGAAGATCAAGGATACTAACAAGGACATGGAGAAAGACAGCAAAGAGGGGCAGTcgtcgcagcagcagcataaCCGCAAGGCCCGGCGGTGCTGGGCGCCGGAGCTCCATCGCCGGTTCCTCCAAGCCCTGCAGCAGCTGGGCGGGTCTCACG TGGCGACGCCGAAGCAGATCCGGGAGCTGATGAAGGTCGACGGCCTCACCAACGACGAAGTCAAGAGCCATTTGCAG AAATACCGTTTGCACACGACAAGGCGGCCGAGCTCGACGGTGGCGCAGAGCAACAACGCGGCACAGGCTGCCGCGCCGCAGTTCGTGGTGGTGGGCAGCTGCATCTGGGTTCCCCCGCAGGAGTACGCCGCAGCCGCGGCACAGCAGCAGGCAAACAACAACAGCCCAGCAGTAGTATACGCTCCGGTGGCGACGATgccttcgtcgtcgtcagcCTTGCATGTACCATCGAAGAAGAAACAGACGACGAGTCGTGGCAGTAAGCACTCGGAAGACCAGCGAAGCGGCGACGCTAGCTCATCGTCGGGATCTCCGGCCGTCTCTTCTTCGTCTCAAACCACCTCTGCGTGA
- the LOC100843373 gene encoding uncharacterized protein LOC100843373 produces MGAKGAAKGACREESVAVPEQTEEVKAAAPRKRNPCPGLRSVGGRIYDPENGKTCHQCRQKTTDFAVSCKQPQKRGLCPIHFCHKCLLNRYGEDAEKVTKEEAWICPKCRGICNCSFCRKKNGEMPTGILAHAAKASGHSSVHDLLIKGSDMVAAAQTLTSLPLKVKKGNPKRALETDDATNGLLAQGDENIGIDLNALPSAPVNKKLTKSKCRVDNMTADEKLPVENKDRPQVRGDSTDVCTEKLVLPSGTPVTNIVGIELKTEDAGPAIQFYEFCRTFAEVFQIRKGQPEKVLQVITGGGRIFREVPAVVAELHINLLSVIQEDREENPLDYSRDKDTWINDIGKYISELTLLSKELPAGCLNQGVLGYKGLSPSLKLHVLNLLCDETLSTTKLRNWIVNQNESATERKMAAREQIRAAKEKEKELKDRLKNEMAKPMFVRKGAEINCLISQIKEANKDKEAAVNEGNHGGALRTKPVRIDKGVAYWKFDGYYNNTAILRQEFDAMGNNDTWFMFTEEEEKVIGQYVASR; encoded by the exons ATGGGGGCGAAAGGCGCGGCGAAAGGCGCCTGTCGCGAGGAGAGTGTGGCCGTGCCCGAGCAGACGGAGGAGgtcaaggcggcggcgcccaggAAGCGCAACCCGTGCCCCGGACTCCGCTCTGTCGGCGGCCGGATCTATGATCCGGAGAACGGGAAGACCTGCCACCAG TGCCGTCAGAAAACAACAGACTTTGCGGTGTCTTGCAAGCAGCCGCAGAAGAGGGGGCTGTGTCCGATCCACTTCTGCCACAAGTGCCTACTTAACAG GTATGGCGAGGATGCTGAGAAGGTGACCAAGGAGGAGGCCTGGATCTGCCCCAAATGCAGGGGCATCTGCAACTGCAGCTTCTGCAG AAAGAAGAACGGTGAGATGCCGACTGGAATACTGGCCCATGCTGCCAAGGCATCGGGGCATTCTTCCGTCCATGACTTGCTTATCAAGGGCTCAGACATGGTGGCTGCTGCGCAGACGCTGACATCGCTCCCTCTGAAGGTCAAGAAG GGCAACCCAAAGAGGGCCCTGGAGACAGATGATGCTACCAATGGATTGTTGGCTCAAGGGGATGAGAATATAGGGATTGATCTTAATGCACTTCCTTCGGCCCCTGTCAATAAGAAGCTGACGAAGAGCAAATGCAGGGTAGACAACATGACCGCTGATGAAAAACTCCCTGTTGAAAATAAGGACAGACCTCAAGTGAGAGGTGACAGCACTGATGTTTGCACGGAAAAACTTGTGCTACCCAGTGGTACTCCTGTCACTAACATTGTAGGCATTGAGCTGAAAACTGAAGATGCAGGGCCAGCTATTCAATTTTATGAATTCTGCCGCACATTTGCAGAG GTTTTTCAAATAAGGAAGGGACAACCAGAAAAGGTTCTTCAAGTCATAACTGGAGGAGGTCGTATATTTCGAGAGGTGCCTGCAGTTGTTGCTGAACTTCACATCAATTTGTTGTCTGTCATCCAGGAAGACAGAGAAGAGAA CCCTTTAGATTATTCAAGAGATAAAGATACTTGGATAAATGATATTGGCAAATATATTAGTGAATTAACACTTCTCTCAAAGGAATTGCCTGCCGGCTGTTTAAACCAAGGGGTATTGGGATATAAAGGTCTGAGCCCTTCCTTGAAGCTGCATGTGCTGAATTTACTGTGTGATGAGACCCTTTCTACTAC AAAGTTGAGGAACTGGATTGTCAATCAAAATGAAAGTGCAACTGAGAGAAAGATGGCTGCTAGAGAACAAATTCGTGCCGCGAAGGAAAAG GAAAAGGAGCTAAAGGACAGACTAAAGAATGAGATGGCTAAACCAATGTTTGTGAGAAAAGGAGCGGAAATTAATTGTCTGATTTCTCAAATAAAGGAGGCAAACAAAGACAAGGAGGCAGCCGTCAATG AGGGGAATCATGGAGGAGCACTTAGAACAAAGCCTGTCAGGATAGACAAAGGGGTAGCATATTGGAAGTTCGATGGTTACTATAATAACACAGCAATACTGCGCCAAG AGTTTGACGCAATGGGGAACAATGACACATGGTTTATGTTcactgaagaggaagaaaaagtAATTGGACAATATGTAGCCTCAAG GTAG